The Streptomyces sp. DG1A-41 genomic sequence GGTACGGCTGACCGGCTCGGGCCTCGGCTGCCCGACCTGGCCCAAGTGCACCGAGGACTCGCTCACCGCGACCAGCGCGATGGGCGTCCACGGCGCCATCGAGTTCGGCAACCGCATGCTGACGTACGTGCTGTGCGCCGCCGTCGGCTGGGCGATCATCGCCGCGCGATCCCAGAAGCCGTACCGGCGCGGCCTGACCCGGCTGGGCTGGGCGCAGTTCTGGATCGTGATGAGCAACGCGGTGCTCGGCGGCATCGTCGTGCTGGTCGGTCTCAACCCGTACACGGTCGCGGCCCACTTCGTGGCGACGTCCGCGCTCATCGCGGTGGCCACGGTGATGTGGCAGCGCACCCGTGAGGGCGACGCGCCGCCGCGCCCGCTGGTCGGCAAGGCCGTGCAGCAGCTGGTGTGGTTCCTGGTCGCGGCGGCCGTGCTGCTCATCCTGGTCGGCACGGTGGTCACCGGCGCGGGCCCGCACGCCGGCGACTCCAGCGAGGTCGAGCGGATGCCGGTCGACTGGGAGACGGTGAGCAAAGTGCACGCCGTGCTGGCGTGGATCGTGGTGACGCTGACGTTCGCCCTGTGGTTCGTCCTCAAGGCGGTCGACGCGCCGAGGAGCCCGCTGAACCGCACCCGCGAACTGTTCCTGATCCTGCTCGCGCAGGGCGTCATCGGCTACGTCCAGTACTTCACGGACCTGCCCGAGGTCCTGGTGGGCCTGCACATGTTCGGCTCGGCCGTGATGTGGATCTGGGTGCTGCGGGTGGTGCTGTCGTTGCGCGAACGGCCGGAGATCGTGGCCGACGTGCCCGGTCCCGCCCCCGAGGCGACCCTGACGAAGGCCTAGTCCAGCCCGTACACCCTGCCCGCGTTGCCCGACGCCAGCATCCCCGCCACACGCTGCGCGTCGGCCAGGGACCACGCGCCCTCGGCGACCCAGGTGCCGAGCACCCGGCCGAGAGCCTCGCGGAACAGCCGGGCGCCCACGACGTGCAGCTCGGGCAGCCCCTGGGCGCCGGTGGAGAAAAGGATCTTGCCGAAGGGGGCCAGCTCCAGGATCTCCGCGAGGACGGTCGCGGCCCGGGCCCCGGTGCGGACCAGGGCGGCGCCGCAGTCGACGTAGACATGCGGGAAGACACCGGCCAGGTGGGCGGCGTGCCGGTGGTACGGGTAGCCGTGCAGCAGGACGAGGTCCGTGCCGAGACCGGCCGTGGCCCGTACGAAGTCCGTCAGCAGCACCGGATCCGTACGGTCGATCCTCAGACCCGGTGCGCCGAGCCCCGCGTGCAGCTGGAGCGGCAGGCCCGAGGCGACGGCGCTCCACAGCAGGTGCCGCAGCAGCACGGGGTCGCTCAGCTCCCCGCCGACACCTCGCCCCGCGAGCCAGCGGCCGACGGCCCCCCGCACCTCCCCCGGCCCGGGCGGCTCCGGCGCGAGCACGAGGCCGTGCCGTACGCCCGCGACCGAGGTGAAGGCGACGGCGTTCGCGGCGGCGGCGTGCACGGACTCGGCGAGGTTGGTGAGGAAGGACTCGACGGTCCCGGAGGTGTCGGCGACCTGCTCGGCGAGCAGCTCCAGCCGCACGATCTGGCGGGCCTCGGCGGCTCCGGCGGAGGCCAGTTCGCCGGGTTCGGTCAGGTCGCCGGGCAGGCCCGTGTCGACCAGGTACGTCGTGATGCCGCTGCCGCGCAGAAGCCGGCGGGCGGACTCCAGGACGCCCAGTTCGCGGCGGCGGGCCAGGTAGCGGGCGGGCGCGCAGTGCGGTTCGAGGCCGAGCAGGGGCGGGCACCAGCGCCTCACGGCGAAGCCGGTCTGGGTGTCGAAGAGGGTGGTGCCGGGGGCGGGCGGACCCTCCGTGCGGGAGAGGTGGGCCTCGAAGGTGCCGAGGCCCAGCTCCGTGCGGAGTACTCCGTGGCAGTACTGGTCCACTAGGGACGGCGTTTCGATCATCCGGGCTCCCCGGGGTGGACCCTGTTGTTCCTAAGGGTCCTAACGGGTGAACCGGGCTGAGGTCGCGGTCCCGGGGCGGGGTGCCAGTGTTGCTCGGCGGGTGCGGGCCGTGTGTGGCTGGTCGCGCCCACGCGGCGGAGCCGCAAAATCGATACAGCCCCGCGCCTCCAAGAAGGTCAGTCGTTCTTCGGGCCGCCTACCTGGATCCCCGCCATGCGCGACCACTCGTAGCGGCCCGTCTTGGCCTTCGCGGCGAATTCGCCGTCGAAGGACTCGTGGGCGGTGATGCCCGACTTCTCCACCGCCTTCTCGGCGATCTCGTACGACGGGGCCATTAGGTCGCCCCAGTTGCCGTCCTCGCCGACCAGGACGATGCGGGCGCCGCGTTCGCCGAGGTAGGCGACCTGGCCCTCGGCACCGCCGTGGGCCTTGGAGAAGGAGCCGATCTGCTTGGCGAGCCGGGCCGCCTTGCGCTCGGCCTTCGGGTCGACCTGCTGTGTGTCTGCCATGACAGGGATGCTACTCACGAGTAGATCGACTGGCGAGAGCAGGGCCCTGTGACGTACGTCAGCGCAGGAAGGGGTCGACGGCGACCGCCACGAACAGCAGCGAGACGTACGTGATCGACCAGTGGAACAGGCGCATCTCCTTCAGCTTCGCGCCCGTCACCTCCGCCTTCGCGCGGTTCTGGAGACCGTGTGCCTCCCAGAGCCAGAAGCCGCCCGCCAGCAGGGCGACCGACGTGTAGAACCAGCCGGTGTAGCCGAGGGGGGTCAGCAGGAGCGAGACGGCGACCATGACCCAGCTGTAGATCACGATCTGCTTGGCGACGACCTTGTTGGAGGCGACCACCGGCAGCATCGGCACGCCCACGCGCGCGTAGTCCTCTTTGACCTTCATGGACAGCGGCCAGTAGTGCGGCGGCGTCCAGAAGAACATGACGAGGAAGAGGATGATCGGCGCCCACGACATGGAGTTCGTGACCGAGGACCAGCCGATCAGCACGGGCAGGCAGCCGGCGATGCCGCCCCACACGATGTTCTGCGAGGTACGGCGCTTGAGGATCATCGTGTAGACGACGACGTAGAAGAGGAGCGCGCCGAGGGAGAGCCAGGCGCTCAGCCAGTTCACGGTGAGGCCGAACAGCAGCGTCGAGGCGACGGCCAGGGTGATGCCGAAGGCGAGGCACTCCCGCGGGCTGACCATGCCGGTGACCAGCGGCCGCTGCGAGGTGCGGTCCATCAGGGCGTCGATGTCGCGGTCGATGTACATGTTGAGCGCGTTGGCGCCGCCCGCGGACATGTAGCCGCCGACGCAGGTCAGCAGCACCAGCGTCAGGTCGGGCACGCCCTGCTGCGCCAGGAACATCACCGGGACGGTGGTGATGAGCAGCAGCTCGATGATCCGCGGCTTGGTGAGAGCCACGAACCCCTTGACACGGGCCCCGAACGGCCGGTGGGCCGGGCTCTGGTCCGTCCCGATCATCCCCGCTGGACGGGATTCAACGGCCGTCACGCACACCCCTACAGAGACATCCCAGCAAGCCTCACCCGTGTGAAGTCCCGGTAAAGGCTCGCGCGTACCACGCCACTTTAGACGTTGCCCAGAGTCGGACATTCGCGGGGG encodes the following:
- a CDS encoding COX15/CtaA family protein yields the protein MGRVPKVTRADARAALRNPLAFIAERWTPEPRTVQRAALSAIVMSVLIVVTGGAVRLTGSGLGCPTWPKCTEDSLTATSAMGVHGAIEFGNRMLTYVLCAAVGWAIIAARSQKPYRRGLTRLGWAQFWIVMSNAVLGGIVVLVGLNPYTVAAHFVATSALIAVATVMWQRTREGDAPPRPLVGKAVQQLVWFLVAAAVLLILVGTVVTGAGPHAGDSSEVERMPVDWETVSKVHAVLAWIVVTLTFALWFVLKAVDAPRSPLNRTRELFLILLAQGVIGYVQYFTDLPEVLVGLHMFGSAVMWIWVLRVVLSLRERPEIVADVPGPAPEATLTKA
- a CDS encoding amidohydrolase family protein; translation: MIETPSLVDQYCHGVLRTELGLGTFEAHLSRTEGPPAPGTTLFDTQTGFAVRRWCPPLLGLEPHCAPARYLARRRELGVLESARRLLRGSGITTYLVDTGLPGDLTEPGELASAGAAEARQIVRLELLAEQVADTSGTVESFLTNLAESVHAAAANAVAFTSVAGVRHGLVLAPEPPGPGEVRGAVGRWLAGRGVGGELSDPVLLRHLLWSAVASGLPLQLHAGLGAPGLRIDRTDPVLLTDFVRATAGLGTDLVLLHGYPYHRHAAHLAGVFPHVYVDCGAALVRTGARAATVLAEILELAPFGKILFSTGAQGLPELHVVGARLFREALGRVLGTWVAEGAWSLADAQRVAGMLASGNAGRVYGLD
- a CDS encoding heme o synthase; this encodes MIGTDQSPAHRPFGARVKGFVALTKPRIIELLLITTVPVMFLAQQGVPDLTLVLLTCVGGYMSAGGANALNMYIDRDIDALMDRTSQRPLVTGMVSPRECLAFGITLAVASTLLFGLTVNWLSAWLSLGALLFYVVVYTMILKRRTSQNIVWGGIAGCLPVLIGWSSVTNSMSWAPIILFLVMFFWTPPHYWPLSMKVKEDYARVGVPMLPVVASNKVVAKQIVIYSWVMVAVSLLLTPLGYTGWFYTSVALLAGGFWLWEAHGLQNRAKAEVTGAKLKEMRLFHWSITYVSLLFVAVAVDPFLR